A single window of Balaenoptera ricei isolate mBalRic1 chromosome 15, mBalRic1.hap2, whole genome shotgun sequence DNA harbors:
- the CST7 gene encoding cystatin-F, producing the protein MRPAGVLLVVCGLVLGATGDPSQDFCSQILNSGVKPGFPKTIKTNDPDVLRAARHSAESFNNCSNDAFLFRESHVSRALVQIVKGLKFMLDLDISRTTCKKTRHSSLDDCGFQTNRTLKRTLSCYSEVWVVPWLQSFEVPVLRCH; encoded by the exons ATGCGTCCTGCCGGGGTACTGCTGGTCGTCTGTGGCCTGGTCCTGGGTGCCACGGGGGACCCGTCACAAG ATTTTTGTTCCCAGATCCTTAACTCGGGTGTAAAGCCAGGATTTCCCAAGACTATCAAGACCAACGACCCGGACGTCCTCAGGGCAGCCAGACACAGTGCCGAGAGCTTCAACAACTGCAGCAACGACGCCTTCCTGTTCCGGGAGTCGCACGTCAGCAGAGCCCTCGTCCAG ATAGTGAAGGGCCTGAAGTTCATGCTGGACCTGGACATCAGCAGAACCACCTGCAAGAAGACCAGGCACTCGAGTCTGGACGACTGCGGCTTCCAGACCAACCGCACCCTGAAGCGG ACTCTCAGCTGCTACTCTGAAGTCTGGGTGGTCCCCTGGCTCCAGAGCTTCGAGGTGCCTGTCCTCCGCTGTCACTGA